A region of Actinobacillus porcitonsillarum DNA encodes the following proteins:
- the mioC gene encoding FMN-binding protein MioC produces the protein MTKSICIITGSTLGGAEYVADHLESCLTNQGFEVALFNHATLNDIQSQEILLVVTSTHGAGELPDNIKPLFDELEQSDLNLSQMQFGVVGLGSRDYDTFCNAVNIVENTLKAKGAQQVCESERINVSSNFEHDETAETWLSLFSRHLK, from the coding sequence ATGACCAAATCAATTTGTATTATTACCGGAAGTACCTTAGGTGGTGCGGAATATGTCGCTGATCACCTTGAAAGCTGCTTAACTAACCAAGGTTTTGAGGTTGCCTTATTTAATCACGCAACATTAAACGACATTCAATCACAAGAAATTTTATTGGTAGTGACCTCAACACATGGCGCAGGTGAGCTGCCTGATAACATTAAGCCACTGTTTGATGAGCTTGAACAAAGCGATTTAAATTTAAGCCAAATGCAATTCGGCGTTGTTGGGTTAGGTAGCCGTGATTATGACACTTTCTGTAATGCAGTAAACATCGTTGAGAATACGCTTAAAGCGAAAGGTGCTCAGCAAGTTTGTGAATCTGAGCGTATTAATGTTTCAAGTAATTTTGAACATGATGAAACGGCTGAAACATGGCTTAGCTTATTTTCACGTCATTTAAAATAG
- the selA gene encoding L-seryl-tRNA(Sec) selenium transferase, whose amino-acid sequence MQMLFRQIPSLDRLLKQPQAVEFIEKFGYSAVVKTLRLLLEQARVSIQQTQTLPSFFADETTLFTQLEHQLTQSQKVELRTVFNMTGTVLHTNLGRGLWSEKAVESATNAMRNNVALEFDIDAGKRSHRDLYISQLLQQLTGAEAACIVNNNAAAVLLMLATFAKDKEVIVSRGELVEIGGAFRIPDIMAQAGCKLVEVGTTNRTHLKDYRNVINENTAFLMKVHTSNYQIQGFTSSVSEEELVALGQEFHLPVISDLGSGSLTDMKLLNLPAEPMVQQKVAAGVDLVSFSCDKLLGGPQAGIIVGKKAFIDQLQSHPLKRVLRCDKVILSALEATLRHYLFPEHLCQDLPTLHLLTQSLENLQEKAECLKNTLSKRLDSRYILQIEVSQAQIGSGALPTERLPSLALTITSEKQSDLLALEKQFKSLPCPIIGRFSEQKFWLDLRSVAQFDQLIEMLSLNP is encoded by the coding sequence ATGCAAATGCTTTTTCGTCAAATTCCTTCCCTCGATCGCTTACTAAAACAGCCACAAGCGGTCGAATTTATTGAAAAATTTGGATATTCTGCGGTGGTTAAAACACTTCGCCTTTTACTTGAACAGGCACGCGTTTCCATTCAACAAACCCAAACCCTGCCTTCTTTTTTCGCTGACGAAACAACCTTATTTACGCAACTCGAACATCAACTTACCCAATCACAAAAAGTTGAACTGCGCACGGTGTTTAATATGACCGGGACGGTTCTGCATACTAATTTAGGGCGAGGTTTATGGTCTGAAAAAGCCGTTGAATCCGCAACCAATGCGATGCGAAATAATGTCGCTTTAGAATTTGATATTGATGCCGGTAAACGTTCTCATCGTGATCTTTATATTTCCCAATTACTTCAGCAATTAACAGGCGCAGAAGCTGCTTGTATCGTCAATAATAATGCTGCAGCCGTGCTTTTAATGCTTGCGACTTTTGCGAAAGATAAAGAAGTGATTGTTTCTCGAGGCGAATTAGTGGAAATCGGCGGCGCCTTCCGTATTCCGGATATTATGGCACAAGCAGGCTGTAAATTGGTTGAAGTCGGCACAACGAACCGCACTCATTTAAAAGATTATCGCAACGTAATCAACGAAAATACCGCCTTTTTAATGAAAGTTCACACCAGTAATTATCAAATTCAAGGCTTTACTTCCAGCGTGAGCGAAGAAGAGTTGGTTGCACTTGGTCAAGAATTTCATTTGCCGGTAATCAGTGATTTAGGTAGCGGCTCTCTGACCGATATGAAGTTGCTCAATCTCCCCGCTGAGCCGATGGTGCAACAAAAGGTCGCAGCCGGCGTTGATTTAGTTTCGTTTTCTTGCGACAAACTTTTAGGCGGCCCACAAGCCGGTATTATTGTCGGAAAAAAAGCCTTTATTGATCAGCTTCAATCCCATCCGCTCAAACGTGTGCTACGCTGTGATAAAGTGATTTTATCGGCATTAGAAGCAACGCTTCGCCACTATTTGTTCCCTGAACATCTGTGCCAAGATTTGCCAACGCTGCATTTATTAACCCAATCTTTGGAGAATTTGCAAGAAAAGGCTGAATGCTTGAAAAATACATTAAGCAAGCGGTTAGATTCTCGTTATATTTTGCAAATTGAGGTAAGCCAAGCACAAATTGGCAGTGGTGCGTTACCAACGGAGCGATTACCTTCACTGGCATTAACCATCACAAGCGAAAAACAGAGCGATTTGCTGGCATTAGAAAAACAGTTTAAATCGCTCCCTTGTCCGATTATCGGGCGTTTTTCCGAACAAAAATTCTGGTTAGATTTGCGTTCTGTGGCGCAATTCGACCAACTCATTGAAATGCTTTCACTTAATCCTTAA
- a CDS encoding bifunctional metallophosphatase/5'-nucleotidase, with protein MKKLLTTLFALSAVSVAVAKEVNIKFLGTSDVHGRIVPWSYGADVEDKSGSYAQIATYVNEVRKNAKNVILVDIGDAIQDNQVEVFAKSEKYYKDNPVPKVLNAMGYDIFILGNHEFNFGMTALNEILKDIQAKTLTANFYHKENGKRYVEPTMIVEKEGVKLGIIGLTTPMSAIFEKDTGHLDKMTFSSPSEEAKKQIAALKAQNVDAIVVLAHMGIENENNIADTGVADLIQNVDGIDVIIAGHMHKNVSSETIKNTVITEPHRYGTVVSEVDMIFDVDPQGKVKLLSKTAKTVPVNKLDADPNIVKIYQPYHDELRRLNNVKIGETANEMIPQGKNHGVSIAFSQDTGMSSFITDVMQHYSHADVTAFAFDYETVRLDKGEIKKKDVIYNYRYAGGDVSVYEVTGKQLKQYMNWAADYFDTIQEGDKEYRYNAERKKSKYVTFDIFGGVKYNIDLRKPSGEKIVDLTFADGRSITDDTKIKLGMNSYRFGQLIKKGGIWAGQTIPTLWESKVAMGSESGTIQNMMVDYITNVKKGKIEGLSHNRWKIVGL; from the coding sequence ATGAAAAAACTACTTACTACCTTATTTGCCCTTTCTGCTGTCAGTGTTGCTGTGGCTAAAGAGGTAAACATCAAATTTTTAGGGACTTCAGACGTACACGGGCGAATTGTTCCGTGGTCTTATGGTGCAGATGTGGAAGACAAATCCGGTTCCTATGCGCAAATAGCCACTTATGTGAATGAAGTACGTAAAAACGCTAAAAATGTGATTTTGGTTGATATTGGCGATGCCATTCAGGACAACCAAGTAGAAGTGTTTGCGAAAAGTGAAAAATACTACAAAGACAATCCTGTGCCGAAAGTATTAAATGCGATGGGTTACGATATTTTTATTTTAGGTAACCACGAGTTTAATTTTGGGATGACAGCGTTAAATGAAATCCTCAAAGATATTCAAGCAAAAACATTAACAGCGAATTTTTACCATAAAGAAAACGGTAAACGTTATGTTGAACCAACCATGATCGTAGAAAAAGAAGGGGTAAAATTAGGGATTATTGGGTTAACGACCCCAATGTCGGCAATCTTTGAAAAAGATACCGGACATTTAGATAAAATGACCTTCTCTTCACCAAGTGAAGAAGCGAAAAAACAAATTGCTGCCTTAAAAGCGCAAAATGTCGATGCTATCGTGGTGTTAGCCCATATGGGAATTGAAAACGAAAATAATATCGCTGACACAGGCGTGGCGGATTTAATTCAAAATGTAGATGGCATTGATGTCATTATCGCAGGACATATGCACAAAAATGTGTCATCTGAAACCATTAAAAATACGGTGATTACCGAACCGCATCGCTACGGAACGGTTGTTTCTGAAGTGGATATGATCTTTGATGTCGATCCACAAGGTAAAGTAAAACTGTTATCAAAAACAGCCAAAACCGTGCCGGTTAATAAGTTAGATGCCGATCCAAACATCGTTAAAATTTATCAACCTTATCACGATGAGCTACGCCGTTTAAATAACGTGAAAATTGGCGAAACCGCAAATGAGATGATCCCTCAAGGCAAAAATCACGGGGTCTCTATTGCCTTCTCTCAAGATACGGGTATGTCCTCTTTCATTACTGATGTTATGCAACATTATAGCCACGCAGATGTTACCGCTTTTGCTTTCGATTATGAAACCGTGCGTTTAGACAAAGGGGAGATTAAGAAAAAAGATGTTATCTATAACTACCGCTATGCCGGTGGCGATGTATCTGTTTATGAAGTAACTGGAAAGCAGCTTAAACAATATATGAATTGGGCGGCGGACTATTTCGATACCATTCAAGAAGGGGATAAAGAATATCGTTATAATGCCGAACGTAAAAAATCAAAATACGTGACTTTTGATATTTTCGGTGGGGTAAAATACAACATTGATTTACGCAAACCAAGCGGTGAAAAAATTGTTGATTTAACCTTTGCCGATGGTCGCTCTATTACCGATGACACCAAAATCAAACTCGGTATGAACTCTTATCGCTTTGGGCAACTTATCAAAAAAGGTGGCATTTGGGCAGGACAAACTATTCCAACCTTATGGGAATCTAAAGTCGCAATGGGTTCAGAAAGCGGCACAATCCAAAATATGATGGTAGATTACATTACTAATGTGAAGAAAGGTAAGATTGAAGGGTTATCACATAACCGTTGGAAGATTGTAGGTCTGTAA